The genomic interval TAAAATCTGCCATCACGGATCGTCGGGAGGAAGACTAGCCGATCATCGTCAGGCCGCCGCTGACGCTGAGCACTTGACCGGTGATGAAGTCAGCGTCTGGCGAGGCGAAGAACGCCACTGCGGCGGCGATCTCGTCGGGCGTGCCGAGCCGCCGGAACGGCACTGCTCGGGTCATCGCGGCGATGATCTTCGCGCCGTCGGGACCGCTGGTGACTTCTTTCAGCAGCGGGGTTTCGGTCGGCCCCGGTGCGACGACGTTGACGTTGATGTGGTGCCGCGCCATTTCGCGCGCCAACGTCTTCGAAAACGCGATGACACCGCCTTTACACGCCGAGTACACCGCTTCACCGCTGCTACCGACGCGACCGGCATCGGAGCCGATACTGATGATCTTTCCCGCACCGGCCGCGATCATACCGTCGAGCACCGCGCGGCAGCAGTGGATCGGCCCGCTCAGATTGATCGCGATGATCTTCTGCCACAGCTCGGGCGTGTTCTGCACAAATGGTTCGATGCGGTCCCATCCCGCGTTGTTGACCAAGATCTCGACGTCTCCCCATCGTTCGCGCACCTGGGCCACCGCCCGCTGGACCGACGAAAAATCCGTGATGTCGGTCGACAAAGCGATCGCAGTTCCATGGTCCGCCGAGATCAGCGCGACTGTTGCCTCCGCACCCGCGACATTGACATCGGCGACCGCGACACGGGCACCTTCGCGCGCGAGGCGTTGAGCGATGGCACGGCCGATTCCACTGCCGGCGCCGGTAACGAAAGCGATCCTTTGGTCGAGGCGCACAGCAGCGATATAGGTCAGCTCGCCGTGTGCCGCAACGGTGGCTGTGTCCCATCGCGTCGGCTATGGTTCGGTATGCGCCGCATACGAACCGTACTCGCCCTGCTCGCGCTGATGAACGCGCGCCCGTCGCAGACCCACGCGGCCGGTGACACGGAACACGGCCGCGCGATTTTCGCGCTCGCCGCCGGTTGCGGGTGCCACACGCCAACGAATGGACCCGTTGGGTCAGGCGGTGGCGAAGTAGTCACCCCGTTCGGAACATTCTATGGCACCAACATCACGCCCGACCCGGACACCGGTATCGGTCGCTGGAGCGACGACGA from Deltaproteobacteria bacterium carries:
- a CDS encoding glucose 1-dehydrogenase, which produces MRLDQRIAFVTGAGSGIGRAIAQRLAREGARVAVADVNVAGAEATVALISADHGTAIALSTDITDFSSVQRAVAQVRERWGDVEILVNNAGWDRIEPFVQNTPELWQKIIAINLSGPIHCCRAVLDGMIAAGAGKIISIGSDAGRVGSSGEAVYSACKGGVIAFSKTLAREMARHHINVNVVAPGPTETPLLKEVTSGPDGAKIIAAMTRAVPFRRLGTPDEIAAAVAFFASPDADFITGQVLSVSGGLTMIG